The window AAAACAGTTTGATATTGTGAagctgtaagtgtgtttttcatcaaACCCACAATATACAGTTAGAAAAATAGACACTTACAACATTAACATGCACATGAGAAACCAGGTTATTGTTCAGTAATCAAATTCTCACCTTCAACAAGGCATATTTTAAATGTAGTAATATAAGAACCTGCAGAGAACTTTACATGTCTGAAGTTTTTATTTACCCTCAACCATTAGAAACCAGATTAAAAGTATGCTTGATTATAGTCCAATTTCTTCCTTTAGCCCTATTAATCAATTCAATTTTCTAATTTACATGAACTTCACTAAGTCAGGTTACTGTAGAAAACTTACATGTTTGTAAAGACACGGATTAAAGTTCAATGTCGCCCCTCCCTTCAGAGCAGCCCAACCTACAAACGTTTACAACGTCTAGACGGTGGACACACCCATCAACGCCAGGCTCGCAGCTGTTACACTAGGATGTTCATTGCATCAGTTTAGCCGGGATCAAtagtaggaaaaaaaataaaacgtGTGTACCTAAGCTAAAGTAGTTTGTGTCTACTGGAGGGGAAATGATTACATACATTATTCAAGTTGTctgtgaaatatttttgcaatatCTTGAAAGGATATTAGCTTTAGTTGATGTGATTGTTCAATTATTCACGACGGATGACAAAAGTAAAATCATCCAAAAACATTCGACAGAGACAGATTTATCGTAGAGACAAAAAATTCCTTTTGATCAGCAGCTGACAGTGAAACTTAAATCCAAACACACCCTAAACCACCTACACCCACCACTAACTGGTGAACTGCTAAATGATGTTTCAAATAACACCTAACctaaaaaaacactgactttgagtgatgtcatgtgatgtgatgatgttcAAGCTAACGTCGTCTTCTCTCTGGTACGATAGGCCTTCGGTTTCGACCCAATGGTGGATTTCTATGTGTCCAAGTCTGCGGTGGTGTTTGGAGgcttttacctcttcttcttcactgaaaaGATCCTCAAAGTGCTTCTCAAACAGAAAAATGGGGTGAGTACTTagacaatttattttttcttttaataatcaCTGCTTTTACATACAAGTTTTTCAAAGCAGAAAGCAGCTATCAGTTCCAAAGAGACCTAAAAGCTGGCAGCAAAAAGTTGGTCACATAAACTACTTAAGTATTAATATGGCAAATCTGAAATACAGTggtgcttgaaagtttgtgaacccttgagagttttctctatttctgcataaatatgacgTCCTAGAAGTCCTAGAACTAGATAaagggaacccaattaaacaaatgagccGAAccattggataattttcctcaataaatagatcatttgtttaattgacgTCTCTTTATCTGGCTTTAGGACTCGCATGAAAATCAGGTCACGTTTTAGGAAACATTTATGCAGAAGAggagcaaattctaaagggtttGCAAACTTTAAAGCACCGCTGTATGTCttgaaaatcaaaaaaacaaaggcCAAACGCAGATGTCTGCAAAGAACAGTGGTTTAAATTAAAAGCTGAGCAGAGAGGATATAGATGGAGGAAATTAACACGTGAATCAACATCTTGGAAACAGTCTCAACAAAAACTGTTATCGTGAGCCTCGCAGAGCTGGTGCGAGTTAGAAAGCTCATAGCCAAGGTCAATGCACAAAGACacaacttataaaaaaaaacgcAAAAACAGGActtccaaaacaacaaaaaggggaataatatTATTTAGTTTCACTTGAGTTTTCTGTCACCTTCTCTCTATATGCTCAGAAAAGTTCagattaaatttcatgacagtGTAACAACCTGGGAATATAAAACTGTTGCTTGCAGATACTTTACTTATAGCTCAGTAATATGGTTTACATCAACAGCACAATATTGCTAAGATTATTTTTCCATAGTAATACATGTCATGACATGGCAAATGCAAAAATTcacactgaaaataataaaactctTGTAGAATAATTATAAGATATGATTCCTCTTAGTTGATAATTAATAATACTGAATTATTAGTGAGCCCTAATTGTGAGATTATGATGATCTGTGGTAAACCTGCTAATTAGTGATTTTTATCTCAAGATTATTGAACCTTAATCAGAAATTTAGTGGTAGATGTAGTTCAAGATATCTTACAACATTtcagtgatttgttttttctcataatacATTTTTCCGCCACTgtttcctctctattctttatCTTATCACGTAAAAACCACGTCATCATGTTCTGTCATCAGGCAACCGACCGTGTTCACAGATTATTTGTTCTGAGCACAATCATTAAATTCCTCCCAGTCGTATTATCTGTAAAATTGGCGGCAGGTTTAACCGGTCGGGTGGGATGTCGGCTTTTCAGTAGCTGACATGTTCGTTAGCAGCTTATTTGAATGAGGACTTTCATGTTCAGAAAGTGACTATAAGGATACCCAAGAGGATATTtgtgttagttttgttttattagggTGTTGCGCAATCTACAAACAGGCAGACATGCCAACAGTCATTGTCAAGTGTTAAAAGTCTTTTTCATGCTTTCGGACCAGAGGCACTTGTGATTCAAGTTCATAGCTGTGCCCTCGGGAGGTTACATAAACTGAAGACATTCCCCACTGTAATAAACTATTGTACTGTACAATGCTGTATTGGACTGATAGATGTGACATTTATTCTTATTTGTCCTTCAGGGTGGAATTTACCTTCGTCTTTAATTagtttgttatgttttattatccCACTACGGCAGGAAATTTGTCTcactattaaaaacaacagaataaaaataaaaaacaatgaagagACACATACATAAAAGGTCAAACATGAGCAGTACAGCAATATACTGAATATGCAacagttatacagtatattttaatgGGATCCTTCAACATAGGGATATTCTAGTAATGTTTGTTCATTATATTGATTGCATTTTGGTACTAAGTATCCCTTTTTTTTGACCAGAAGTGTCCTATAATGTTGTCCAGAAGACTCAAATTCAGAGTAGAGTGGATGTTCAGTGTCTTTAACAATAGACAACAGTATTAATGTCATTAATAGACAACAGTATCATACCGAGCATCTAATGATCTCCGCTGGCAACCTGCAGTTTTCCCCCCTagctaatttgtttttatttgccacAGTCAGGTTACCAGACCAAACTAGCTTTGAACAAACACTACATTAgcactgaaatgattaatcatttacaGCAACAATAAATAGATCATATGAACATTACAGACCCtttccacagcagacattttgactcgtCAAAGCAGGTAAAGCATTAATGTGGAGTTAACGATATAAACGTTGGCTGCGTTCCATTTAGATGAGCCGATTACTCACTCACTGATGATGTGGCTTAACGtggcttactgggacaattAATGTAATGGAGCTGTCATTAACGTTGTTATTTACACCTCttgcttttcctgtttttgacAAGTCATAACGTCTGCCCTGGAAAACGGCCCCGTCGAATCAGATGTCTTCGTGTTTTGGAGTTGTGGtcggacaaaaaaaaaaaaaatcaatatgaagacatcactttgggTTCCCAGAACTCTACTTGTCAGCTGTTTTACACAATAATTGttcaagccaaaaaaaaaatcaatatatttactgatgaaaaaaataatccttACATATAATCCACATAATCAGAACTTTTTCCAGGTGAAATTAGTATTGAAGTCATGCATCTTTTGAAAGATGTTCCTCTTCACTGTAGCTTATAACTGTCTTTCTGTGCTACCATTTCCATTATTCTCAAATCCTGATTCCTGCCAATAAGTGGAGTATTGTAATCATGACTGTGCTGTGATCAGGTCAGTTTTCATGTATGTAGAAAATGGACTTATGGCTTATTTTTGGCTCTTAGCAACCCTGCCTACTCTGCCTATTTGCCTGTACTGTAGCAGTGCATGTGGAGGTTGTTTTAACAGTTTCCCAGAGCTTGAATGTGGAATTATAAGTTACTTTTGTAAAAGCACAACACTGCTTCTATGAGAGTTTTTCTCTAAATTACATCGTAAATCCAGCTTGACTGAAATTACAGGCTTCAGATATCCACACAGCCATGCAGATCGGCtgatttcattcacaaaaaaaagcaagcaTCAGTTAGGAAATGTGAGGGGGATGATTTGAGGACAGTTGCTCCACCTTGTGGTTGTTCTGCTCTGAGCCATATGGTCCAACCAGCCTAATTAACACGTAACACATCAACCTGTTGATCCAATTACAGAAACTCTTTTGACCCACATTTGGCGCCTGGATTACTGCCGTCAGCTGCGACATCTCGTGCAAAAACGAGGCGAAAAGCTCATTAGTCACTCCGAAGCTGTTTGTGTCAATTCATCTTAAAAATATTGGTaaagaaatgtaattttgtaGTGTAGTGCTGAGAGGAGAATCTCTTCACTTGAGCAAAACATGGATTTATACTGGTTCCAGGAGTGTTGTACTCCAACTGAtctttgtttgtgtatatgGTCCAAGCTTAGAGACACTTTATGACTCTAGGCTTATTGAAGAACTCAGTAAATGTTGCGTGTGAGGCTCAATACAGGgcaagaaagaggaaagaagttGGGTTTTACCTGATCTCTGTATGGTTATAATTGGATCCTTTTATGAGAGAGTGCAGTGATGgactaaataaaacatgtatgaataattttgtatttaatCAAACCTGTGTGGAACTGTAGTGAAGCCCTCATCGAGGCAATAAACACAACCCCTCAAGTAAGAGCTTATAGTATATTACCAAGAGGAGGCAGAAGAACAGCACGCTCAAATGGGACTAAAGCAGGATATCTGCAGGAAGTCTCAAGGAAGCATAAATTCCTCCctgattttcttcttgttaaacAACCGAATTTCAAGGTTATTTTGTTTCAAGGATGGAACTTTCCATCAGCGACGGATCTGACAAAACCTCTTCTTATTCGTCGATCATAATATCTGTTTTCTCTTCCGTCTCTCAGAGCCACGGCCACAGTCATTACTCCAACGCGGATCGTTACTCGACGCCCGAcgtggaggagggagagaaggagaagctACAGCAGAACGGAGAGGCGAGCAGTCTGGCGTTGGGAAAGGTGGACGCCGGGGAAGGCGAGCTCATGCTCAGCCCCGCACAGACACCACAGGTAAAGATGGCAGAAGACGGAAGAGATCAAGACTTTCTACATCTTCTACATCTGATTGTATTTTCAACACATGAGATTGAGAGATAcattaaaccacatttttttgTCGCTCATTTGATAGAATGGTTTAACCCAAAGCATATGACATTTTTAGACAGATAAAGCACATATAGCAATTGacaaaataatgatattataataataaacttcatttacattgtaaaacaaacacagagattgTAAAACACCGGgagataaaataaagttaaaatataaaatggcAAGAGCAACAGCAACATATTTAGTATTTATAAACAATTTCCTATAATGACATGATATTACCAGCATCATAAAGGGGTTGAACAGGGGTTATTACACATTAAACTtcaatttttcaaaattaaGTAATAATAGGACTTGGCAAGTGTAGCTGTATTTTGCTCCATGGTTATGGTTATTGGTCCATAATGATCATGATCATGATGTTTACCTCCCAGGACTCCCAGAGTCCAGACAGTGGGGGGCGGTCCTCCAGCAGCGGCGGTGGCTGCTATTGGCTGAAGGGGACGACCTACTCCGACATCGGCACGCTGGCCTGGATGATCACGTTGAGCGACGGCCTGCACAACTTTATCGACGGCCTGGCCATCGGCGCCTCGTTCACCGCCTCCGTCTTCCAGGGCATCAGCACCTCAGTGGCCATTCTGTGTGAGGAGTTTCCCCACGAGTTAGGTGAGTCTGGACAAGATTTAACCGGCGATGTGTTGCTGCTTTGAATATTTACCAGCCTGCTTGGctctattttgtttttggtgCAGTTAAATTTCTTGTCAAAtgctcttttccttttttttgtataGTTATTTATAAGTACAATTTCTGCTACTACATGAAACTTTTTTTCAGAAATCTGTAATTGCAAAGATAACTCTGATGCATgttcttctctttttgttgttttttccctcttgttACTAGGAGACTTTGTGATCCTGCTGAACGCTGGCATGAGTATACAGCAGGCTCTGTTCTTTAACTTCCTGTCAGCCTGTTGCTGTTACCTGGGCATGGGCTTTGGCATCTTGGCCGGCAACAGTTTCTCCCCCAACTGGATCTTCGCCCTGGCAGGAGGAATGTTCCTCTACATCGCCCTGGCAGACATGGTTAGTGTCTCCAATTTGATTTCCCATGCCAGCTAAAGGTCGTTGGAGaaagtaaaaacataatttcttcACCAGCTGCCGCTGAGCTGCTCTTGAGCAAGCCACttaaggaaagagaaaaaacccATTTTGACTAACCTGTAAATATGtcatcatgatgtcacaccGTGTACGTTTGGTCGGTTAtgtcaagaagaaaaataagtcACCGACAAATAAGATTgattcagaaaaaaagtttttttttccccagtagTGTTTGGAAAGGTTAATTGTCAAAGTAGAATTTTAGTCCCTTATTCACTCtattaatatattttagtcaggatcatcaaagtcatgaggattcatcctcttgggACCATGAATTTCTGGACCATATTTCATGGTCAATAAGTCAATAAGTGTTattgatatttcagtctgaaacaAAGTGGTTGCCATGATGAGGCCGTCCCCGGGTGATGATACCTGGGTGATGTCACCTTGGTAATTTTCttagacttgacaaagctcctccagattCAGAAGACAGCTGAGTGCCTCTTTAATATGAAGCATAGTATTGCTGAAGAGGAGCTTGGCTACTCATTTGAAGTTTAATAcgttctttctctcttttaaatgtttttcagtttccaGAGATGAATGAGGTGAGTCGGGAGGAAGAGGACGCGGGCGGCAGCAGCTTCCTCCTCACCTTCGCCATCCAGAACGCCGGCCTGCTGACGGGATTCGCCATCATGCTCCTACTCACCACCTACTCTGGACAGATACAGCTGGCCTAGCGCCGGACTCCTCTGGACCAACACCAGCTCTGGCCGTTGTGAAATGAAGATGTTTGCTGCTGGTTTGTGCTGGTGGAAACTGGCTCCAAGAGCAGGGAGGGAGACCAAGAtgggtttttttcctcttcatcttcttcccTGTCAGATTTGGATTTCCAGTTCATTCTCAGTTTTCAGGACCCTGGATTTCAGGGAGTTTGGCTGCTGTGCGGCAGGTACGCACACCGACTCCTCAATCGAAAATATATCTGATTAGATGTTCTTGCGCAGTTCCCACATGCAGTAGATTCGAGTCAGAGGGGGTGGCAGCCTTCTTTTGACATCAACCTTTTCCTGACAGCTGCTTTCTCTGTAACGGTCTTGAAATATCAACTGAAGCAGTGTTCAGCCTACAGAGATGAGTTAAACGAATAGTTATCATTGCActtcttaaaggggacctattatgcttttccttattttcagtcatatatatatatataatgttacaatgtcggacGTTCCTATTAACCGTTGCCAAAGTATCAAATAATGAGACTGCTGgccgtctgcagctcttcatcaaacatcatcatcactgtggctgcttGTACTagtcctccctgcattatttctaactgatccgccccaacaaagagctccaaatatctccatatcttgtgTCGACTGGCTTTTAGCGCCGCTGACAaagaagctctgctaatttggtgcggaacatgtttcatttcctgtaaattcttcatgATAAAAGCCCCcttatttgatcatttaaaagcttttaatatgaagcagtaaagcaggaaatgtggGGTTTGCATCAGctgtaacttaacacgactcgGATGcggctgccccttggcaggcttccggaaagacaggagctaagactgaactgaggggctgcataaagggccagtataagataaatttgttttttttttaactgtaaatcatgcaaagctactctagtggagtcgaggaataaaaatatagagctggaaatgagcgtAATAGATCCCCTTTAATCTCCAACCGATGTGACTGACAaacaagtgacatcacttgaggcaatttatcagatttcactcagctccctctggagccacaaatggcttaataaatgtttttcatatatatattatagtagTACTCCCCAGcgcctgtaaacagactttgatgtgtaaaattggtggattTCCAATTTTAAGGACGTGAGGCTTGTGTGCTGAACGTGAACTGACTTGCAATATTCACCCATTCGTTAAAACTGTTCTCTATTCCCCCAGACTACTGATCAGCCATTTTGGCTTCTGctcttattttctcctcttgtcCTTCCATCAGTGGATGTCATTATTGAGCCTCAACTGTTCTGAGATCCAGTAGATACAGAATATTTATATCAATAGTCCTCTGTGTCAGCAACACTTCCTCTGGAAGTGAGGAAAAAGCACAATCAGGTAACAGCAGCTGTAATCTTGACATCCTCGAGTCtttattcttctcttttttccagACTTTAAGTCTGcctttcccccttttttttccattccataccaaaaacaaatcattatgGACCTGAACTGGAATTTTAATCAAGtgtcaaaaacaaactgacttCCAGCTGGACTTTGTTGTTAACTTGTGTGTCgatgttatatttttttatacatgttaaacatgaaaaatgatcaGACTTTTGAAGACCAAATACGGGCAGACCATTGAGAATGGTGAAGGGCTATGCAGTGACGTTTTGAGGGGGCACACTTCTCCGTACGGACGTCTTTGACATGCAGTTACAAAGTCCTAATGAAGCCTGGGTCAGTTATGTAAAGTGACATGAAGTCCAGAGCTTGATATTAGTGGTTTTATCCAGAACATACATGTCCACAGCATCATTTCTCCATAGTTTACCATCTGTGCCCTTCATGAATATAGCATTCAATAGTCATAGTTTTTTTATTCCCTGACTGTATTCTTGACCTCAAAGTGCAAATCTCTGGTCTTcgcacatattttttcccagaATTCCCAGAATTATCTATTCTTTTACAGTTGAGTAATAGTTTTAACAGAATACTGTACGCTGAATCCTATAGACACGCACACTTTGCCTACTGATCTGTGACCTTATCCTCATCTGTAATAACAATAgaaaaaatgaagtgaaatactgtatgtagtgaGGTTGTTATGACTGTAACCCATAACTCGGATTCTCTCTGAGTTACACTGTATGGACAAATGTATGTGGACACCGACGCTGTACTTTTCTGAACTTTTTGGTCTGAGgtttttcttaatttggactagctccagtttgtgcctctcacatGGTATCAAAGCtaaacatctgtttttcagaaaaataaatacacaaagatCTTTGAAAACCTCAGAAGATTTACAACACTAATCCAACACTAAACACTAATATTTTATCATGATGAAAAAGATTTTAATCAAGGGCCTGTTTCACCAAAAGTGATTTGTGAGCGTTTCGTACACGACAAATCATTTGTTGCTCACAAACTGCAGATAAATTTGTGAGTCCTACAAGACTCTCGTATGCTCTTGCATGGGTCACAAGTAtggagtttgtttttaattagtgaaatgtgtcaaaatgaacagaagaggaaatgatCTCACGTTGCAAATCGCAGTTTGCAAgttgcaaatttggtgaaactGGCTCCTGTTTCGCAAGTTGTGGCACAAACTGGGGCTATATTTGAGCTGGACAGTTCAAATTAAGGGGAAATCAGCAGACTTTGATTTAGACAATAGTGTACTCccaactttgtggcaacagtttggagAAGAAA is drawn from Thunnus albacares chromosome 2, fThuAlb1.1, whole genome shotgun sequence and contains these coding sequences:
- the slc39a14 gene encoding metal cation symporter ZIP14; translation: MLIWSPHGRTTSTITLLRSQLMLVLALAVLLCPLGRVTGQGESQTQSPAQVLQDLLARHGDNTTITVPQLRSLLVLLSQRQGEGDGDSEGSNVAETTTTAPPKSNSSKCLPADTLAIYSISEQSRLDGQDLKELCPTMLQQLDTGSCKAQKEEELSGDTSPRPSDAEVWGYGILCVTLISLCSLVGASVVPFMKKTFYKRLLLYFIALAIGTLYSNALFQLIPEAFGFDPMVDFYVSKSAVVFGGFYLFFFTEKILKVLLKQKNGSHGHSHYSNADRYSTPDVEEGEKEKLQQNGEASSLALGKVDAGEGELMLSPAQTPQDSQSPDSGGRSSSSGGGCYWLKGTTYSDIGTLAWMITLSDGLHNFIDGLAIGASFTASVFQGISTSVAILCEEFPHELGDFVILLNAGMSIQQALFFNFLSACCCYLGMGFGILAGNSFSPNWIFALAGGMFLYIALADMFPEMNEVSREEEDAGGSSFLLTFAIQNAGLLTGFAIMLLLTTYSGQIQLA